A region from the Oncorhynchus clarkii lewisi isolate Uvic-CL-2024 chromosome 8, UVic_Ocla_1.0, whole genome shotgun sequence genome encodes:
- the LOC139415064 gene encoding tyrosine-protein kinase FRK-like, with amino-acid sequence MEIREKCFLCCQTVFLCFNKPRSDSDSATVKREIVVIKNDHAQGPKNRALPPIRLEKPGYVYIALYDYTARTEEDLSFNAGDKLEALDKSAGDWWYAKALTGISAAKKGYIPANYVAPVESLDAEPWYFADTKRLDAEKLLLSEGNQHGAFLIRHCESQKGELSLSVLDRDKVKHYKLRKVDTGGYYVSRSRTFLTLRELVEHYSKLEDGLCVRLLEPCKKTEAPQTHGLSYNTADHWEIDRSSVKLLNKLGAGQFGEVYEGIWNDTTSVAVKTLKHGSMDAKDFLQEAQIMKKLRHPKLIQLYAVCTVEEPIYIITELMKNGSLLDYLQKSNSSSSKDMGMKLGVSDQIEMAAQVASGMAYLEQQNYIHRDLAARNVLVGENNVCKVADFGLARVFMMESENVYEAKEGTKFPVKWTAPEAIHGNKFTIKSDVWSFGILLYEIMTFGQMPYATMTNYQVVQRVPTGYRMPCPPNCPKVMYEIMSDCWKDNENDRPTFETLQWKLEDFFDLDVTSYDDANRY; translated from the exons ATGGAAATTCGAGAGAAGTGTTTTTTGTGTTGTCAGACTGTTTTCCTGTGTTTTAATAAACCACGGTCAGATTCAGACTCGGCGACTGTTAAGAGAGAAATCGTTGTGATTAAAAATGATCACGCGCAGGGTCCCAAAAACAGGGCTTTGCCACCTATACGCCTTGAGAAACCGGGATACGTTTATATCGCTCTCTATGATTATACCGCACGAACGGAGGAGGACTTGAGCTTCAATGCTGGGGACAAGTTAGAAGCGTTGGATAAAAGTGCTGGCGATTGGTGGTACGCAAAAGCGCTCACTGGAATTTCAGCTGCCAAGAAGGGTTACATTCCAGCCAATTATGTGGCACCTGTGGAGAGTCTGGACGCTGAGCC ATGGTACTTTGCAGACACCAAGAGACTGGATGCTGAGAAGCTGCTTTTGTCAGAGGGGAACCAGCATGGAGCCTTCCTCATTAGACACTGTGAGAGTCAGAAAGGAGAGCTCTCACTCTCAG TATTGGACAGGGACAAAGTGAAGCACTACAAATTAAGGAAGGTGGATACTGGAGGCTACTATGTGTCAAGATCTAGGACCTTTCTGACTCTGAGGGAGTTAGTGGAACACTATTCCAAACTGGAGGATGGTCTCTGTGTGCGTTTGCTTGAACCATGTAAAAAG ACGGAGGCTCCTCAAACCCACGGTCTGTCCTACAACACAGCCGACCACTGGGAGATTGACCGGTCGTCTGTCAAACTGTTGAATAAACTGGGCGCTGGACAATTTGGAGAAGTCTATGAAGGCATCTGGAACGACACCACTTCAGTAGCAGTGAAGACCCTGAAACATG GCTCCATGGACGCTAAGGACTTCCTACAGGAGGCCCAGATCATGAAGAAACTGCGGCACCCCAAACTGATCCAGCTCTACGCTGTGTGTACTGTGGAGGAACCCATCTACATCATCACAGAGCTCATGAAGAATGGCAGTCTGCTGGACTACCTTCAGA AATCCAATAGCTCTTCCTCCAAGGACATGGGTATGAAGCTTGGTGTCTCGGACCAGATAGAGATGGCTGCTCAGGTGGCTTCTGGGATGGCCTACCTGGAGCAGCAGAACTACATCCACAGAGACCTGGCGGCACGCAACGTTCTGGTGGGAGAAAACAACGTCTGCAAGGTGGCTGACTTCGGACTCGCCAGAGTCTTCATG ATGGAGAGTGAGAATGTGTATGAAGCCAAAGAGGGCACCAAGTTTCCTGTGAAATGGACCGCCCCTGAAGCCATCCATGGCAACAAGTTCACCATCAAGTCTGATGTGTGGTCCTTCGGCATTCTGCTGTATGAGATCATGACCTTCGGTCAGATGCCCTATGCAA CCATGACCAACTACCAGGTGGTCCAACGTGTGCCCACGGGTTACAGGATGCCCTGCCCACCAAACTGTCCCAAGGTGATGTATGAGATCATGTCTGACTGCTGGAAGGACAATGAGAACGACAGACCCACCTTTGAAACCCTGCAGTGGAAGCTGGAGGACTTCTTTGACCTGGATGTGACCTCTTATGATGATGCCAACCGTTACTag